GTTTCGATATTCGCCCGAAATGTTTCCGACGATGTCTCACCGACGGGTGGCGAGCGCTGTCGCGCGTGGCAGCCGCGCCCTGCGAATGCTCATCATTCGTTCAATGCGTCTGCGGGGCTGGCGATGCCGCCCCCGCCAAACGCCTGGGCTGCCCCGGGTTCAGCGTTCCCGGAAGGCGCGCCCGGCCTGCTCGACGAGCGGTCGCAGGAGATAGTCGAGCGCCGAGCGATCCTGCGTCTTGATAAAGGCCTGGATCGGCATGCCGGGCACCAGCTTCAAGTCCTGCAGCTGCCGGATCTCGCTTTCGGGCAGGGCGATGCGGGCGGTGAAATAGCTGAGCCCGGTCTGGGGCTCGCGGGTGAGGTCGGCGCCGATGCGCACCAGTCGCCCGCGCAGGTCCGGCGTCGTGCGCTGGTTGCCGGCCAGCACGCGGACCACCGCGTCCTGCCCGGGAACGAGCTGGTCGATATCGGTCGGCAGGACGCGGACGTCGGCGACGAGCGCCTCGTCATGCGGGACGAGCGACATCAGCGTCTCGCCGGCGGCCACGACGCCGCCGACGGTGAAGACCGTGAGCTGGTGGACGAGGCCCGAGATCGGCGCGCGGATCTCGACGCGGGCGAGCTGGTCCTCCGCCGCAACGCGGCGCTCGCGCAATTCGGCGAGCTTGCCCTGGGTGTCGCGCAGGTCGCCCAGGACCTGGGTCCGCATGTCCTGGTCGAGCTGGAGGATCTGCAGCTCGACCTCGGCCACCTTGCCACGGACGCGCGCGCGCTCGGCCACCAGCTGCCCGCGTTCCCCGGCGACGCGCGTCTGGTCGCGCTGCAGGGCCGTGTAGCGCTGCATCGAGGTCAGGTTCTGCCGAAAGAGCTGGGCGACGCCGCGCAGCTCCTCCGCGATCAGCAGCTCCTCTTTTTCCTTGGTTGCGATCTGGACCGAGATCCCTTGCGATTCCTCGGCGAACTGGGCGGCGCGCTCGCGCAGCTGGGCCTTCTGCCCCTCGCGGGAGCGGGTGCGGGCGTCGATCAGCTTCGCCTCGCCGGCGAGGGCCCGCTCGACGGTCGCATCGGTGCGCCGTGCCAGCAGGTCGGTCGGAAAGGTGATCGCGGCCTGGCCGTCGCGCTCGGCAAGAAGGCGCGCTTCCCGGGCCGCCAGCTCGTCGATCTGGGAGCGGACGATGCCGAGATTGGCGCGGGTCAGCGTGTCGTCGAGGCGCAGCAGCACGTCGCCGGAGGCGACCGTCTGGCCCTCGGTGACGAGGATCTGGCCGACGACCCCGCCACTGGGATGCTGGACCCGACGAAGGCTGCCCTCGACCACGACCTGGCCTGTGGCAAGCACGGCGCCCGAGAGGTTCACTGCCCAGGCCCAGCCGCCGATGCCGAACAGGAAGATGGCGACGCTGATCACCGCTACGCGGTTGAGCCGCGCGAGGCTGGCCTGAACCTGGGGGAGCCTGGGGGCGTCCGGCTTCATGTCAGGCAACCTCGCTGCGGCGCTCGGCGGGGCGGATGTCGCCCGCGGCCGGGGCCGGTGCCAGGATCTTGCGCAGCACCTCGTCGCGGGGGCCGAACGCGAGCTGCGTGCCCTGGCCCAGATAGAGCACATGGTCGCACACGACCACGGCGGCGGGACGGTGCGCGATGGCGATGACGATGCCGCCGCGCGTCTTCACCGAGAGGATGGCCTGGGTCAGCGCCGCCTCGCCCTCGCGGTCGAGATTGGCGTTGGGTTCGTCGAGCACGACGAAGAAGGGATCGCCGTAGAGCGCCCTCGCCAGGGCGACGCGCTGGCGCTGGCCGCCCGACAGCGTGACGCCGCCTTCGCCGATGACCGTGTCGTAGCCTCCGGGCAGCCGCAGCACCATCTCATGCGCGCCGGCGGCCTTCGCCGCGGCGACCACCGCCGCGGAATCGGGCTCGACTGCCATGCGCGCGATGTTCTCGGCGATCGTGCCGTCGAACAGGCTGACCTCCTGCGGCAGGTAATCGACATGGCGCGCGAGAGCCACCGGCTCCCAATGGTCGATCAGCGCACCGTCGAGCCGCACAGCTCCACGGGCGGCCGGCCAGGCGCCGACGAGGACGCGGGCGAGCGAGCTCTTGCCCGCGGCGCTGGGGCCGATGATGCCGAGCGCCTCCCCGGCGTTGAGCCCGAAGGCGATCTGCTGCAGCAGGGCCCCCATCGCACCCGGAGCCGCCACGACGAGGTTCTCGACGGTGAGGGAGCGGGTGGGGGCGGGCAGCTCAGTGGTCTCGCCCGGGGCCTGGATGGCTCCGAAAAGGCGCCGGAGCCGATCGATGGCCTGACGCGCATTGGTGAAGCCGTTCCAGCTTCCGATCGCCGATTCCACCGGCGACAGGGCGCGGCCGATCATGATCGAGCAGGCGATCACGGATCCTGCGGTCATGTCCCCGATGACGACGAGGTAGGCGCCAAGCCCCAGTACCAGCGACTGGATCAGCATGCGAAGGGTCCGCGAGGCGCTGGCGAAACCGCCGATCGTGTCGCTGGTGCGCT
This portion of the Bosea sp. OAE506 genome encodes:
- a CDS encoding HlyD family type I secretion periplasmic adaptor subunit, with the translated sequence MKPDAPRLPQVQASLARLNRVAVISVAIFLFGIGGWAWAVNLSGAVLATGQVVVEGSLRRVQHPSGGVVGQILVTEGQTVASGDVLLRLDDTLTRANLGIVRSQIDELAAREARLLAERDGQAAITFPTDLLARRTDATVERALAGEAKLIDARTRSREGQKAQLRERAAQFAEESQGISVQIATKEKEELLIAEELRGVAQLFRQNLTSMQRYTALQRDQTRVAGERGQLVAERARVRGKVAEVELQILQLDQDMRTQVLGDLRDTQGKLAELRERRVAAEDQLARVEIRAPISGLVHQLTVFTVGGVVAAGETLMSLVPHDEALVADVRVLPTDIDQLVPGQDAVVRVLAGNQRTTPDLRGRLVRIGADLTREPQTGLSYFTARIALPESEIRQLQDLKLVPGMPIQAFIKTQDRSALDYLLRPLVEQAGRAFRER
- a CDS encoding type I secretion system permease/ATPase: MKPDVLTTALAECRRAFWSVGLVSCATNLLMFAGPIYMLQVYDRVIPGRSIPTLVGLTLMLLAAFAFQGFLDAVRNRIVIRIGRLLDERLAGPIHGAVILLARQNRPPGESGQPLRDLDMIRAFLSGPGPAAIFDMPWILVFVAVCFLIHPLIGTAAIFSALLLIGLTVLTELTGRDGQRETMRVTAGRHALIEAARLNATSVKALGMTTALRERWLTVNRRYLYAMQRTSDTIGGFASASRTLRMLIQSLVLGLGAYLVVIGDMTAGSVIACSIMIGRALSPVESAIGSWNGFTNARQAIDRLRRLFGAIQAPGETTELPAPTRSLTVENLVVAAPGAMGALLQQIAFGLNAGEALGIIGPSAAGKSSLARVLVGAWPAARGAVRLDGALIDHWEPVALARHVDYLPQEVSLFDGTIAENIARMAVEPDSAAVVAAAKAAGAHEMVLRLPGGYDTVIGEGGVTLSGGQRQRVALARALYGDPFFVVLDEPNANLDREGEAALTQAILSVKTRGGIVIAIAHRPAAVVVCDHVLYLGQGTQLAFGPRDEVLRKILAPAPAAGDIRPAERRSEVA